A window of Loxodonta africana isolate mLoxAfr1 chromosome 3, mLoxAfr1.hap2, whole genome shotgun sequence genomic DNA:
ccttgacaactttactcttttctccatttatcatgatgttgcttattggtccagttgtgaggatttttgttttctttatgttgaggtgtaatccatattgaaggctgtagtatttgatcttcaaatcctcttcattttcagcaagcaagattgtgttatctgcataatacaggttactaatgagtcttcctccaatccaatgccccattcttcttcctatagtctagcttctcagattatttgctcagcatagaggttgaataggtatggtgaaaggatgcaaccctgacgcgcaactttcctgactttaaactgctcagtaattccttgttctgttggaactacTGCCActtcatctatgtacagtttcctcatgagcacaattaagtgttctggaattcccactctttgcaatgtttttctataatttgttatgatctgcactgtggaatgcctttgcatagtcaataaaacacaggtaaacatccttttggtattctctgctttcagccaggattcatctgacatctgcaatgatatcactggttcttCTGAATctaatttgaatttctggcagtttgttGTTGGTATACTGCtttagttgcttttgaatgattttcagcaaaaaaaaaaaaaaattgtatatatattcTATTAATCTTCATAACTAATAAAATCCTCTAATTTAAATAATTGTTTGAATATTCAGAAAATTTCATAGACATTCCAGGAATCTATACTATTTCTGGGAAACTTTTGGCTCAGAAAAAGAAACCTCCTCGGAATTCAAAGGCCACAAAGGACATACAAGAAAGCAAAGGGTTAAATGGAATCTTAGAATTATACAATGTTAGCAATCAGCATCATCTAGAGATAGTTTATCTACCCACCAGAGTTTGTAAATGATGAGATACATATCCAGAGATGTTAACTGAGTGTGGTTGTATATTTAGTGGCTAAGCAAGGCATTATCCAAAGAGGTCCAAAAGGCAGATATGGGACTAGATGAGGCTGGTTGAAGGAAATACAGAGGTTAGTGAAATTAAGGTAGACAAAAGCATTCTATGGAAGAGTGGGCTCAAGTAGTGATTGGAATCAAGATGGGATTATTAAAGTTGACAGAGGTGGGTTATTCATTTATGTTTTTTTGTTAGCAAATTTTTATTGAATATTCACTGTGTTTTGACACTGGGCTAAATTCTGGGCATATGcccaaaaacaaaacatatatgATTTCAGACCAAATGTAGTTTATAGACTTTTAGGAAAGAATGATAATCATCTATACCTATATCTATATCCATATGCATATCcatatctatatcatctatctaCATATACGCAAAAATGCATACACATATAAATTGTGATAAGTATTTTGAAGGAAAACAAAGCATACAAAAAGACTAAAATAAATGAAGCTGGGTGTTCAGAGGTAGTCTCAAAGATAGTATCATTTGAAGGTACTTGAATAGAAACTCACACAATGAGAAGGAATAAGCAGAATAAAGATTTGGGGAAAGAATGGTGCAAGcatcctgaaaccagaaagaTCTTAATGAATTTGGAGAACTCAAAGAGTGACACTATGGCTGGGGAAGAGTACGCTGAGGGGGAAGAGGAGGGAGCCAATGCTGAGAAGGCAGGTAAGAATTTTGCAGAACCTTATAAAGCATGTTAAGGATTCTGAATTTTAGCTTAAGTGCAGTTGGGAATCTTTGAATGGTTTTAGAGAATGGCATATccaatttacatttaaaacatATCACTTTGGATTGTATGTGGAAATATGTTAGAGTTGAACAAGAGTAGAAGCAAGGACGTCAAGTGGGATATCACTGTATTAATCCAGTTGAGAGATGTTAGTGATTTACATCAGGGTAGTATATTGATTTCTATGAGAGTCACaagtgactggatggcaatggattttagtaacattgaaaagaaagagaaataaacataTTTAAGAAGGATATATTGGAAGAATGATTGACATAGGttaataataaattaaaagtGGAGATGGAAGAAtaggaaatgaaaaatattatttaaaacttTATGGACCTAGCACAGGAAAACAAAATCATCAAGCCTACTGGGCTGGAAATTTGAAGATTTAATTTTTGACATGGTAAGTTTTAAATTCCTGGGAGACATCCAGTTAGGGTTATTTTGGTCTGGAGATATAAATTCAAGAGTTTTTGTCATAGGCAAGGTAGTTAAAACCATAATGACTCTGAGCATGTAAGAAGATAGTGCCAGaggaaaaaagagactgaaaaaagCCTGATAAGAGAGATAAGAAGAAAGTCAAGAGATAATTATGTCATGGAAGCTAAGAGACAAACTATTTCAAGAAGTAAGGGCTGGTCATGTGTGTCAAGAGTTCAAGAAAAAATGAGGACAATAATGGTCTAATGGATTTGGCAACATAGAAGTGTCCTTGACCAAATATTGTTTGAAAGATCTGATCCAATGCCAGATTGAAATAGGCTGAAAATCGAATAGGAAGTGAAGAAGAGAGTATATATTGTGTCGATAATTATGTTGAAAAGTTTGATTGAAAAGGGGGCAGAGAAATAGAGCTGTAGCTGGATGTGAATATGTAACCAAAGatatgtgtgtttgtttttaagaaaggaGATGCTAAAGAAttcttaaatatttaaaacattgaTCAAGTAAAAAGGAAAGCATAAAGGCTTagatgattgaaatgtgaaagttggaaacaagaaggatctgtagttggaaaatttggccttggtgatagaaatgacgccagagatcGCACTACAGAATTTTACAAGAACGATGACTTATCCATCGCGAAtggttttttcaacaacataaatggcaatttgactgtacacatggacctcatctgatggaaaacacaggaatcaaattgacgacATCAACCAAGGGTTAGAAGTTGGAACAGAATGAGGGAATACTacctggtttaaaattaggaaaggtgtgcatcagggttgtaccttttcaccatacttatttaatctgtatgctgagcaaataattcgagactatatgaagaagaatggggcatcaggaataaaggaagattaattaacaacctgtgatgtacagatgacacaatctcgcttgctgaaagtgaaggggaattagcgatgaagatcaaagactacagtttcAGGATGGGtcacacctcaacaaaaagaaaacaaaaattctcacaactggacattatgataaacagagaaaatgtttgttgtcaaaaatttcactttacttggattcgcaatcaacatccattgaagtagtagttaagaaatcaaacaacatattgcattgggcaaatctgttgcaaaagacctctttaaagtgttacaaagcaaagatgtcactttgaagactatggtgcgcctgacccaagccataatattttcgattgccacatatgcatgtgaaagcaggacaatgaataaggaagactgaagaaaaattgatgcctttgaataacagtgttgatgaagaatattgaatatactaaggactgccagaagaacaaacaagtctgtcttggaagcagaaCAACCAGagagcttcttagaagcaaggatgccgagagttcatctcacttactttggcctTCTTATCAGGATGcaccaggccttggagaaggatattatgcttggtaaggtagagggtcactgaaaaagaggaagaccctcaacaagatggactgacatagtggctgcaataatgggctcaaacacaacaacaattgtgaggatggcacaggaccaggcagtgttttgttctgttgtacatagggtcactatgagttgggattgactcgacagcacctaaaaacaacaacaacaaagttgtaggagacagaaaaaaacacataaagatataaagtgtttaaaaaggagagaggaaatgAAATTCAGGCCAAAGGTACGTAGGACTTTTACGAGGCCAACATTAAAGTGGGGGAAGAGTTGTAGTAGAAAATCAGTGATGAGTGGGATGAGCTTTCCCACACTTACGGAAGATTGTCCTCTTGATAGCCTTAATGAGCTCCTTGTTACGAAGACTATAGATAACTGGGTTGGCCAATGGTGTTAGTACAGAGTAGACTACAGCAAGTGTCTGATCAAGGGTCAGTGAGTAGCTTTTCTTTAGCCGCACATACATGAAGATGATGCTCCCAAAGAAGATGAGGACCACAATGAGATGAGAGGTGCATGTAGAGAAagccttctttcttcctcctgctGTTTGTATCTTCAGCACAGCCTCAATGATTCTCCCATAAGAAACCATGATAAATAGGAAGGTGATAAGGATgatgaaggcattgatgaaaaagtCCACCAGGACATTAATGGAAGTATTCTTGCAGGCCAGGAACAACAGAGGTGGAAAGTCACAGAAAATGTGTTGGATTTTATTGTAGCCACAGAAAGGGAGCTTGGAAACCAGAATGACCTCAGAAATGGGGCACAGGAAGCCACAAGTCCAACAACTAACAGCCATCTTGACACAAAGTGTTGGAGTCATAATTGCAGGGTAGTGGAGGGGGCGGCAAATGGCCAGGTATCTGTCATAGGCCATGGCTGTAAGAAGATAGCATTCAGAGGCCCCTAGGGAGTGGAAGAAGTATGTCTGAAGGAGACATCCAGCAAAAGATATGGTCTTCTTCTTACTGAGAAGATTGGCTAGCATCTTAGGTATGGTGGTGGCCGTATACCAAAGCTCCAAGAAGGAGAGAACACTGACAAAGTGGTACATGGGTGTGCGTAGAGTTGCATCCAGTTGTATGACTAAGAAGATGAGCAAGTTTCCACAGACGGTGAACAGGTATGCCAACAGCAGTAGGACAAAGAGCCATCCCCTAACATCTCCCACATTGGGGAAGCCTAGGAGCACAAATTCAGCCAGGCTTGAGTGGTTGTATTGCTCCATGGGGGACTTGGGttggaaaggaaaggagggaaaacTAGATTCAGGTTACTACCAGATCCAACTCAAAACGCTTCTTCTGTGAATGCAGTTTAATTACTACTATTATTTCTATTACCATTACtactaccctaaaaaaaaaaaaaagtaagtaataGCTAACACTTATTAGTACTTACTACGTATCAAGCATTTTTCCATGTGTTCTGCATTtaatattttacttaattttcacACATCTGACTGGATAAGTACCATTGAtttatcattttacagataagaaaagtcAGAGATGGAGAGAATGGAGATGTTATGTCATTTTTCAAGTTCATATATATACTAGGTCACAGAAACACAATTTCAGCTTTTGTGCTCCATGTTGTTTACCTACATATTATGTGGTCTCCTCCAAACATACTAGGCTCCCTCCCAGGCCATATTTTTCCTTCAGTCAAGTAtcaatgggtgaattttgtaTATGAAATTCATACAGtgccaagttttttgttttttaattgttcatTTCACCTCTAAAAACTTTgtcaggcattaaaaaaaaaaactaatttctgtcaagccaattctgactcagagtgaccccatgtattgcaAAATAGAAATTTGCTCCATAGGATATTCcagactgtgatctttcagaacacgatcactaggtctttcttccaaggcttctctgggtggggtcaaaccatcaaccttttgtttagtagtcatgtgcttaactgtttgcacctgtCGCctggatactaaccaaaagagaTACCTATGTCAGGCATAAAGAGTAAAATATTCAATGAGGAACAATCGCTGTCACCAGAAAGTTTATAACCTCATAAAGTAGGCTGACCCAACAATTAGTCATCTCAGTGAAGTACAGGACACTGCAGAATGTCAAGAAAGAGGCTAATTTCTCAGCCCAGGAAGACAGGCCAGGACAATGCCCTTGAGTTGAATTTTCAAGGGAGGGTAGGAGTTGTACATTTTCAGACAATAACTCATGCACAGACCCTGAGTAGTAAGCAGCCTGAGTTAGGAAATGCGTGTTCCTCCGAACTGTAAAGCAGCTGGGGGGAAGCTCACCAAATTATTTGggacttcattttttattttatttttttatattccaagAGGTGTAGGGCACCACTGAAAACTTAGATAGATGAGTGGCAGGGCCTGATGTGCATTTTAAAACATCACTGAAATGTAACTATTCCAACCTCAAGCCCAGAGACGGAGGTGTGAATTTGCCCTGTGGGTGTTACTGACAGAAAGATGAGTGGGGCAATAAGCACAAACCCTGCATTTTCAGAAAACATATAAATACTCGCTTGATGAaattttataccaaaaaaaaaagaaggattggaCATTCTAACTTTTTCTCAAGCAAGTTGTGAAGCagttgcaaaaacaaacaaaacaaaacaaaatataaaacaagaacaacagcaacaaaaaaagcaaaagcaataacaacaaaaatacaaacaatatGACTTCTAATGAGTCACAAAGATAATGTGAGTCAGACTGCTCACTGCAGGTCATGCTGCATTTGGCCAGGGCTGCTCAGTTCCAGCCACTACACTGGCAAACTGCAGTCTCTTGCTTATACTTGTAATTTTAATACTCGGCATAATTTTAACACTCTTTAAAAAAGAATTCAGTAAGAAATTGTTTAATCAAACTAATTAATTTAATAATTTGTAGGCCAATTCTTTCCCTTTGCCTCATATTTATCACCCAATTCTAAATGTTGCTATAGAAATGGCCGGGGCAGAGGCctctgatctcctctaacttcaggaggaggagggagaaccaagatcaaagAGGCTGATTACCATGAGGCAGACAGCAAACATACCTTCACTCCTCAGccctttttactaattctgacaccatctgtccctcccacagcacactctacttctctgatgagtttgataatttgttgcaattttgttgttgttgttagcaagcgaacccatgcacaacagaacgaaacactgccgggtcctgtgctcgagctcatttttgcagccactgtgtcaatccacctcggtgagggtcttcctcccttcTGTTGACCCTgcactttgtcaagcatgatgtccctctccaggaacaaatgcctcctgacaacatgttgcaatagtcacacagaactcagaggTAACACTCACAAATATGGGGTTTAGTTctggttcaggaacactcagaatagagttcttccatcaggacagcctcttctcagcagaGCCTGAAaccatgcctctccctggcccttcagcctctgtcctgctctaaaaaatgttacaaagctcttttagctctgccagtaagtgccctgagtcacctcactccaccagtaaacgCCCACCAGAAGGCCCTCAGCTCTAGCTCTCTGGGTAGGCAAACCTAGCTCTACCAAGTGGCTGGAGGCAACCTGCTCTtgcccaaaagcactcagctttctcactctgtgggccaggaagcccaccgtgcAGTCTCTTGCTGGTCTCTTCCTGGTCTTTTGCTGGTCTCCTgcagtctcctgcctctgctgccatcatttctctgctgccacttctcaccacctttgGCGTTACAGCTCTTCCTCTCACTTGGTCTCACGGTttcaggagcttctcaacacagggatcctggatccaaaggacacgctccactctttcctcttctttcttggttgggGTGAGAGCCTCCCTTTCCGTCtgtctctgggatggctcattttaagtctaGCGGAATTGCAAAGTTGGCCAATCCCTTCTCCAGGGTTCCATGTtaacttatttgcatagttccactcaatcattgtgtgtgagtcacaaagactatgactAGAAGGGCGATATTAAGCAATTCATTGCAGTGAGATTGCCCTCAAACCTAAGTGCCctgaaagagaaataaacttttgGATTTGCTATTTTAAAATGCTAAATTCATTCAAAGCAAGTAGTGTTTAAGGACTCTCCTTGAACTCATTCTATTTTAAAGGGCCTGTGCCTTCACCTCTCCAATTGCAGGAGACAAATCTGTGAAAACAGAGACCCTTGCTTCCTTATTTTTCTGGCACCTTTGTCCTTCCTGACCATTTGCTTCtggttttccttcctccctcttttcTTCATATGACAGTTGCTTCCCAATTTTCAAAATCAGGTCAAATATTAACCCTTTACTGAGTCTTTCTTGACTTCTCTGGGAAAGTTACTTATTCCTTCTTCTATGTCCTCAAAACAGTTTCCACTTAGCACACTATATCACTTTTTAATGAGTCTATCCTTTCCATAAAATGGTGAGATCTTTAAGAGTAAATGCAGTACTTTATTGATTATTGTATATCCTCCTGCCAAGGCTTAACACAATGAAATAGCACAGATGCTCAATTAATATTCTTGAATACGATTGAATTTTTTCCTAGCCGAaattttatcacttttttttcaattgtacctGAATACATCCTTCTTCTCCCCTAGGCTTCTCAAGCtcaaaaaatccaaaataaactTAACATCTCAAATTTAGTCTTCCCCCACCTCCCCTAATGTTGTTGAAAAACCCATTACTCCCACTCACCCAGAGAAATTCAGTTCACGAAACATTTGTTTGCTCATCTTTTGTGTGAAAAGAGCTGTTACTGATGATGTTTCCTCTTTCTATGCATTAGCTTTTCTGAAGTCAACTGTATGTTTAGACTGAGTAAGGTCTTGCAAACATGGAACAATttccagattactggaaagaacTCTGGACCCTACCTTTTTGCATCAAGTGTCTTTAATTCTCCAATTAGAGAATAATTGCACAGTCCTctgattgcacagtggttaagcgcttggctactaaatgAAATATCCactgtttgaactcaccaactgttatgcaggagaaagatg
This region includes:
- the LOC100660696 gene encoding olfactory receptor 6N2 translates to MEQYNHSSLAEFVLLGFPNVGDVRGWLFVLLLLAYLFTVCGNLLIFLVIQLDATLRTPMYHFVSVLSFLELWYTATTIPKMLANLLSKKKTISFAGCLLQTYFFHSLGASECYLLTAMAYDRYLAICRPLHYPAIMTPTLCVKMAVSCWTCGFLCPISEVILVSKLPFCGYNKIQHIFCDFPPLLFLACKNTSINVLVDFFINAFIILITFLFIMVSYGRIIEAVLKIQTAGGRKKAFSTCTSHLIVVLIFFGSIIFMYVRLKKSYSLTLDQTLAVVYSVLTPLANPVIYSLRNKELIKAIKRTIFRKCGKAHPTHH